A single window of uncultured Methanospirillum sp. DNA harbors:
- a CDS encoding glycosyltransferase, whose protein sequence is MSPVLSIIIPALNEEKTIGACIKKINEGCESAGISYEIIVADSSTDQTPVIASEMGARVIHPQKRGYGNAYLAGFAHATGDIIVIGDADNTYDFRIISDLVRPIRQGDADMVIGSRMTGTILPGAMPALHQYLGNPLLTRLLNFAFGTRFSDCHSGFRAIRKDVLEQLSLHTGGMEFASEMMIEAAKKNLKVAEIPITYYPRESPSNLHSFADGWRHVRFIMLEKPLPFLAVPGGLFALFGLVMMGFVLLSSHGSGFHSFILGVVFLTGGFQLVMMGVALKAYAVTNGFDVCGKWFRPMLRYRTLEYLLFGGGVLIVLGLANGISIMYDWIHRSFGELSQVMGALLILCSIILGLQMVFTAILVSMMLLRCDRDGCDLIP, encoded by the coding sequence ATGAGTCCGGTTCTATCGATCATTATCCCTGCGTTAAACGAAGAAAAAACAATTGGGGCCTGTATCAAAAAAATAAACGAGGGCTGTGAATCTGCTGGTATCTCTTATGAGATCATTGTTGCGGACTCTTCAACAGACCAGACTCCCGTCATCGCTTCAGAGATGGGAGCCCGGGTTATTCACCCCCAAAAACGAGGATATGGGAATGCCTACCTGGCCGGATTTGCACATGCAACAGGTGACATCATAGTCATTGGTGATGCTGATAATACCTATGATTTTCGTATTATTTCTGACTTAGTGCGACCAATCAGGCAGGGAGATGCGGACATGGTCATTGGGTCCCGGATGACCGGTACAATTTTACCAGGTGCGATGCCTGCTCTTCATCAGTACCTGGGCAATCCCTTACTTACGCGGCTTTTAAATTTCGCCTTCGGAACCAGGTTTTCAGACTGTCACAGCGGGTTTCGTGCTATTAGGAAAGATGTTCTTGAGCAGCTATCTCTACATACTGGCGGAATGGAATTTGCATCTGAAATGATGATAGAAGCAGCAAAAAAGAATCTGAAAGTTGCTGAAATTCCTATCACATATTATCCCAGGGAAAGCCCGTCCAATCTTCACAGTTTTGCCGATGGCTGGCGACATGTCAGGTTTATCATGCTTGAAAAACCTCTCCCGTTTCTCGCCGTTCCGGGAGGACTTTTTGCCCTCTTTGGGCTTGTGATGATGGGTTTTGTCCTCCTGAGTTCACATGGTTCGGGATTTCACTCCTTTATTCTCGGTGTGGTTTTTCTTACCGGTGGATTTCAACTGGTGATGATGGGTGTTGCCCTTAAAGCATATGCAGTGACAAACGGCTTTGATGTCTGTGGAAAGTGGTTCAGACCAATGCTCCGGTACCGGACCCTTGAGTATCTCCTTTTTGGTGGTGGTGTTCTTATCGTATTAGGGCTGGCTAATGGAATTAGTATTATGTATGACTGGATTCACCGCTCGTTTGGTGAATTGTCCCAGGTTATGGGTGCCCTGTTAATTCTTTGTAGTATTATTCTAGGTCTTCAGATGGTCTTCACTGCAATTTTGGTGAGCATGATGCTGCTCCGGTGTGATAGAGATGGGTGTGATTTGATCCCGTAA
- a CDS encoding glycosyltransferase has protein sequence MRCAVFHDYFSSIGGGEQVATMMAYCLSADLITTECKETALPKSLGISIHSIGKIIPFPVLKQMSAAWRFSNADLTWSYDFFIFSGNWAPRASKLHHPNIWYCHTPVRALYDLAELFEQRLPFFFRPFYRVWVKHQRIIDQNAIAEVNEIITNSHNTASRIRRYYGREARVVYPPVDLDRFSFKESGKFWLSVNRLYPEKRIELQIEAFRQLPRESLVIVGGAGSGDHAIRYSTRIVENLPRNVKILGSVPSETLTDLYGTCRGLICTAIDEDFGITPLEAMASGKPVIAVYEGGFKETIIHGETGLLIEPTVQAIIAAVQVVGKDPTKYKNACIQRAKEFGGIERFCREIQEIVSTII, from the coding sequence ATGCGATGTGCTGTATTCCATGATTATTTTAGCTCAATTGGTGGAGGTGAGCAGGTTGCAACTATGATGGCATACTGTCTCTCAGCTGATTTGATCACAACAGAGTGTAAAGAAACAGCGTTACCTAAAAGTCTTGGGATCTCTATTCATTCGATTGGAAAGATTATTCCCTTTCCGGTTTTGAAACAGATGTCTGCTGCATGGCGCTTTTCCAATGCAGATTTGACCTGGTCATATGACTTTTTTATATTTAGTGGGAATTGGGCCCCGCGTGCATCTAAATTGCATCATCCTAACATATGGTACTGTCACACTCCTGTACGTGCTCTCTATGATCTTGCTGAACTCTTTGAGCAACGGTTGCCTTTTTTTTTCAGACCTTTTTATCGTGTATGGGTAAAACATCAACGTATTATTGACCAGAATGCGATTGCAGAAGTTAATGAGATAATAACTAATTCTCACAACACTGCATCCAGGATCCGCCGTTATTATGGCCGTGAGGCACGGGTTGTTTATCCTCCTGTTGATTTGGACCGGTTTTCATTTAAGGAATCTGGGAAATTCTGGCTATCAGTAAACCGGTTGTACCCTGAAAAACGTATAGAACTTCAGATAGAGGCGTTTCGTCAGCTTCCTAGGGAGTCACTCGTAATAGTCGGTGGGGCAGGAAGCGGTGATCATGCAATACGCTATTCAACAAGAATTGTGGAGAACCTCCCGAGGAATGTGAAGATACTTGGATCTGTACCATCAGAAACACTTACCGATTTATATGGCACTTGCCGGGGATTGATCTGCACAGCAATAGATGAGGACTTTGGAATAACACCGTTGGAGGCTATGGCCTCAGGTAAACCTGTGATTGCAGTTTATGAAGGTGGATTTAAGGAGACTATTATTCATGGAGAGACCGGCCTGCTCATTGAGCCAACAGTACAAGCCATTATTGCAGCAGTTCAGGTCGTCGGGAAGGATCCGACCAAATACAAAAATGCATGTATCCAGAGGGCGAAAGAGTTCGGCGGAATTGAGCGGTTTTGTAGGGAGATTCAAGAAATTGTCTCCACAATTATATGA
- a CDS encoding GDP-mannose 4,6-dehydratase has translation MKGFWFLSVDVYSRIDRKIAFIIDITGQDGSYLVEFLLSKGYVVHVLVRRSY, from the coding sequence ATGAAAGGTTTTTGGTTTCTTAGTGTTGATGTGTATTCGAGAATAGATAGAAAAATTGCGTTCATTATCGACATCACCGGACAGGATGGGTCATATCTGGTAGAGTTCCTGTTATCAAAGGGATATGTTGTCCACGTGCTCGTTCGCCGGTCGTATTGA
- a CDS encoding GDP-mannose 4,6-dehydratase produces the protein MISHILYNIKPDEIYHLGAQSHIRVSFEISECTGNVTDLGTTRLLEAIRWSNPDVRFYQASSSEMFGHIAPP, from the coding sequence ATGATCTCCCATATTCTCTATAATATCAAACCCGATGAGATCTATCATCTGGGTGCCCAAAGCCATATCCGTGTGAGTTTTGAGATATCGGAGTGCACTGGAAATGTGACCGATCTTGGCACAACTCGTCTGCTGGAGGCTATACGGTGGAGTAATCCGGATGTCAGATTCTATCAGGCATCCTCAAGTGAGATGTTCGGGCATATTGCTCCTCCCTAG
- a CDS encoding GDP-mannose 4,6-dehydratase: protein MNPHGGEKFFPRKITQGIAAILAGNEKYLSLGNLNAKRDWGFSPEYVECMWRILQLEKHDDYVIGTGEIHSVQEFVNAAFVYIGLEAEEHVRIDQKYFRPTEVEALQADSRK, encoded by the coding sequence ATGAATCCCCATGGCGGGGAGAAATTTTTCCCAAGAAAAATCACCCAGGGGATTGCGGCAATTCTAGCTGGGAACGAAAAGTATCTTTCCCTTGGAAATCTTAATGCCAAACGAGATTGGGGTTTTTCTCCTGAGTATGTAGAATGTATGTGGCGTATTCTGCAACTGGAAAAACATGATGATTATGTGATTGGGACAGGGGAGATCCACAGTGTGCAGGAATTTGTGAATGCTGCGTTTGTGTATATCGGACTTGAGGCAGAGGAACATGTCCGCATTGATCAAAAGTATTTCCGACCAACTGAAGTTGAAGCGCTTCAGGCTGATTCACGCAAATAA
- a CDS encoding glycosyltransferase — translation MKIGIFHDYFGAIGGGEITVLNLAQILHADIITTDTEALSILNPKVPVLSIGKTIRKSPLKQISASVLFSKINYLDDYDFFVFTGNWSIHAATLHHPNLWYCYTPVRAFYDNYHKYLHGMSFSQKPFFASWVAAHCRWNIRAVKSVDSIISISHTVAERVASYLNRTSSVIYPPVDTKKYSCSEYGDFWLSVNRIYPEKRLELQIEAFRSLSKENLVIVGGYSKGDQTSHYARKILSDLPSNVTYLGEIEEEEVLSLYAHCKGHITTAYHEDFGLTPIESMASGKPVVAVNQGGYRETVTTGTGVLVPPYVSDLVEGVKEISRDPESYRSACLERASEFDIGSFSTHIQDTVNHQINKVLF, via the coding sequence ATGAAAATTGGGATATTTCATGACTATTTTGGAGCAATAGGCGGTGGCGAAATTACAGTTCTCAATCTTGCACAAATACTTCATGCGGATATTATAACAACAGATACAGAGGCACTATCGATTCTCAACCCTAAAGTTCCTGTCTTGTCTATTGGTAAAACAATAAGAAAAAGTCCATTAAAGCAAATCTCTGCATCTGTTCTTTTTTCAAAAATTAATTATCTGGATGATTATGATTTTTTTGTTTTCACTGGTAACTGGAGTATCCATGCAGCTACCCTACATCATCCAAATCTGTGGTATTGCTATACACCTGTCCGAGCTTTTTACGACAATTATCATAAATATTTACATGGTATGAGTTTTAGTCAAAAACCTTTTTTTGCCTCATGGGTTGCTGCTCACTGTCGATGGAATATAAGGGCTGTAAAATCTGTAGACTCAATAATCTCAATTTCTCACACTGTTGCAGAAAGAGTTGCTTCATACCTAAATCGAACGAGTTCTGTAATTTACCCTCCTGTTGATACAAAGAAATACTCATGTAGTGAATATGGTGATTTCTGGTTATCTGTTAATCGAATATATCCTGAAAAAAGGCTTGAACTCCAAATTGAGGCGTTTCGTTCACTGTCAAAGGAAAATTTGGTTATTGTTGGTGGGTATTCCAAAGGTGATCAGACATCGCATTATGCTAGAAAAATATTGAGTGACCTCCCAAGTAATGTCACGTATTTAGGTGAAATTGAAGAAGAGGAAGTACTTTCACTTTATGCTCATTGTAAGGGTCATATTACTACAGCGTATCATGAGGATTTTGGTTTAACTCCTATAGAATCAATGGCGAGTGGAAAACCTGTGGTTGCAGTAAACCAGGGTGGATATCGTGAAACAGTGACTACCGGAACAGGAGTACTAGTTCCTCCATATGTGTCAGATTTAGTTGAGGGAGTTAAAGAAATATCCAGAGATCCCGAATCATACCGGTCAGCTTGTCTTGAACGGGCGTCAGAATTTGATATAGGCAGTTTTTCGACTCATATTCAGGATACAGTGAACCACCAGATCAATAAGGTTTTATTCTAG
- the rfbB gene encoding dTDP-glucose 4,6-dehydratase gives MYILVTGVAGFIGANFVYNYLKNHPDHTIIGLDALTYAGNLENFEELPSEANSRFVFVRGDIMNPSDVSSIFSTWSIQGVINFAAESHVDRSIHDPSIFIKTNILGTHTLLDASHKAWYSNGKWKGGVKFLQVSTDEVYGSLGPDGVFSENTPLDPHSPYSASKAGSDLIVKAYHDTFGMPTVITRCSNNYGPYQFPEKLIPLVITRALAHEAIPVYGDGKQIRDWLYVNDHCHAIDLVFHKGKIGETYNVGGSNEQENIAIVKMILKVLQEITGEPAIHEGLITHVPDRLGHDRRYAIDASKIKTDLGWKPNTRFEDGIRDTITWYLHHQNWLERIVSGEYKEFYKLNYESR, from the coding sequence ATGTATATTCTGGTAACAGGAGTGGCAGGGTTCATTGGAGCAAACTTTGTTTACAATTATCTGAAAAACCACCCAGATCATACAATTATTGGATTAGATGCCCTGACATATGCAGGTAACCTGGAAAATTTTGAAGAACTACCATCAGAGGCAAATTCACGCTTTGTCTTTGTGAGAGGAGACATTATGAACCCTTCAGATGTTTCTTCAATTTTTTCAACGTGGAGTATTCAGGGAGTGATAAACTTCGCTGCAGAATCGCATGTTGACCGCTCAATTCATGATCCATCGATATTTATAAAAACAAACATTCTTGGCACACATACCCTTCTTGATGCATCACATAAAGCCTGGTATTCTAATGGAAAGTGGAAAGGTGGTGTAAAATTCCTTCAGGTTTCAACAGATGAAGTATATGGAAGCCTTGGCCCCGATGGCGTATTTTCCGAGAATACTCCTCTTGATCCCCATAGTCCGTATTCAGCAAGTAAAGCCGGATCTGATCTCATTGTAAAGGCGTACCACGACACCTTTGGAATGCCAACCGTAATAACAAGATGCTCAAATAACTACGGTCCGTACCAATTCCCTGAAAAACTTATCCCTCTTGTTATAACTCGTGCCCTTGCTCATGAAGCCATTCCAGTATATGGCGACGGCAAACAAATCCGTGACTGGCTCTATGTAAACGACCATTGCCATGCGATTGATCTCGTTTTTCATAAAGGGAAGATTGGAGAAACGTACAATGTTGGAGGATCAAATGAACAGGAAAATATTGCGATTGTAAAGATGATCCTAAAAGTATTACAGGAAATAACAGGAGAACCTGCAATTCATGAAGGATTAATAACTCACGTACCTGATCGCCTGGGACATGATAGAAGATATGCAATCGATGCATCAAAAATAAAGACAGATTTGGGATGGAAACCAAATACCAGGTTTGAAGACGGAATCCGAGATACTATCACATGGTACCTTCACCATCAGAATTGGTTGGAGAGGATTGTATCAGGGGAGTATAAAGAGTTTTACAAACTAAATTATGAATCCAGATGA
- the rfbD gene encoding dTDP-4-dehydrorhamnose reductase — MRIVITGSSGQLGKDITKACRNQGHMVTVYGSKDLDITRYEDVLSKIQELHPDIIINCAADNAVDQAETDWEKAFSVNGLGPKYLAIAASAVNAVLIHYSTDYIFSGTARYPYTLDKCPAPISRYGESKLLGEQMVMRHSTKYFLIRVSWVFGPGNTNFVKKVLEWSDNNNQIVVVDDQVSSPTYTQDLARATMDIMNSKQFGLYHISNTGYCSRFEWAKYILNLIGWTGTLNPGKSDDFKTPATRPKFSVLDNFGTKQTIGYDLPHWQDATERFLKEIERI, encoded by the coding sequence ATGAGAATCGTGATTACAGGTTCATCTGGACAGTTAGGTAAGGATATCACGAAAGCCTGTAGAAATCAAGGTCATATGGTGACTGTATACGGATCCAAGGATTTAGATATCACCCGATACGAAGATGTATTGAGCAAAATTCAAGAATTACACCCGGATATTATCATCAACTGCGCTGCAGATAATGCCGTTGATCAGGCTGAAACCGACTGGGAAAAGGCATTTTCGGTTAATGGGCTTGGCCCCAAATATCTGGCTATAGCAGCATCAGCAGTAAATGCCGTCCTGATTCATTACTCTACAGATTATATCTTCAGCGGAACAGCTAGATATCCATACACATTAGACAAATGTCCTGCCCCGATCAGTCGATATGGGGAGAGTAAACTTCTTGGCGAACAGATGGTCATGAGGCATTCAACAAAGTATTTTCTCATACGTGTTTCATGGGTATTTGGCCCCGGAAACACTAACTTTGTAAAGAAAGTGCTTGAGTGGAGCGATAACAACAATCAAATTGTTGTGGTTGATGATCAGGTTTCATCACCAACATATACCCAGGATCTTGCTCGTGCTACAATGGATATAATGAATTCAAAACAATTTGGACTCTATCATATTTCAAACACGGGATATTGCTCCCGGTTTGAATGGGCAAAATACATTCTCAATCTAATCGGATGGACCGGAACACTCAACCCTGGAAAAAGTGATGACTTTAAAACCCCGGCTACACGCCCTAAATTTTCTGTTCTGGATAATTTTGGAACGAAACAAACCATTGGGTACGATCTCCCTCACTGGCAGGATGCAACTGAACGATTCCTGAAAGAAATCGAGAGGATCTAA
- the rfbC gene encoding dTDP-4-dehydrorhamnose 3,5-epimerase: MGKIIITQTNLDNVLLIEPHLFIDSRGFFVESYNKKDFSDAGILDEFVQDNHSKSQKGVLRGLHFQYPHSQVKLVRIIKGSAYDVVVDIRIGSPTYGMYIGVTLTELSPKMLFIPLGFAHGFLVLEDNTEVMYKVTDWYYPQGDAGLLWNDPALKISWPLKEYGIETPILSEKDICHPKFREFKSPFIYHQ, translated from the coding sequence ATGGGAAAAATAATTATTACGCAAACAAACCTTGATAATGTCCTCCTCATAGAACCACATCTATTCATCGATTCGAGAGGCTTCTTTGTAGAGAGTTATAATAAGAAAGACTTTTCTGATGCCGGAATTCTCGATGAATTCGTTCAGGACAACCATTCTAAATCTCAAAAAGGAGTTCTTCGAGGTCTGCATTTTCAGTACCCTCATTCTCAAGTAAAATTAGTACGGATCATTAAAGGTTCCGCCTATGATGTTGTTGTAGACATTAGAATAGGATCTCCTACATATGGCATGTACATTGGTGTAACACTAACCGAACTATCACCAAAAATGCTATTTATTCCTCTTGGATTCGCACATGGATTCTTAGTGCTTGAAGATAATACAGAGGTGATGTACAAAGTTACAGACTGGTATTACCCACAAGGTGACGCCGGGCTCTTGTGGAATGATCCTGCACTAAAAATATCATGGCCATTAAAGGAATATGGAATTGAAACCCCGATTCTTTCTGAAAAAGATATATGTCACCCAAAATTCAGAGAATTTAAATCCCCTTTCATTTATCACCAATAA
- the rfbA gene encoding glucose-1-phosphate thymidylyltransferase RfbA, whose translation MTCKGIILAGGSGSRLYPLTKTISKQLLPIYDKPLIYYPLSVLMLAGIRDILIISTPRDLPLYKELFGDGSQLGISFSYAVQEQPRGLAEAFIIGESFIGDNRVALILGDNIFYGQHFSETLKNIATQTSGATIFGYFVRDPSAFGVIEFNSEGKAISIEEKPKNPKSHYAVPGLYFYNNDVVEIAKGLTPSARGEIEITDINQTYLKRGKLNVELFGRGMAWLDSGTHDSLLEAAQFIETIQKRQGFYVACIEEIAYQLGYIDRNQLLELAKCLEKADYGKYLIDLANGVE comes from the coding sequence TTGACATGTAAAGGTATTATTCTTGCAGGAGGATCTGGCTCACGCCTCTATCCTCTCACAAAAACCATCTCTAAACAGCTTCTTCCTATATACGACAAACCTCTAATTTATTATCCATTATCCGTCCTGATGCTTGCAGGAATAAGGGATATCTTAATTATCTCAACCCCCCGGGACCTGCCACTGTACAAAGAACTCTTTGGAGATGGTTCACAACTGGGAATTTCTTTCTCGTATGCAGTTCAGGAGCAGCCACGAGGCCTTGCCGAGGCATTTATTATTGGTGAATCATTTATAGGTGATAACCGGGTTGCACTCATCCTTGGCGATAATATATTCTATGGCCAACATTTTTCAGAAACTCTAAAAAATATTGCAACCCAGACATCAGGTGCGACAATTTTTGGGTACTTTGTCCGGGATCCATCTGCATTTGGTGTCATAGAATTCAACTCGGAAGGAAAAGCAATATCTATCGAAGAAAAGCCAAAAAATCCCAAATCTCACTATGCTGTTCCAGGTTTGTATTTTTACAACAATGATGTCGTTGAGATTGCTAAAGGACTCACCCCCTCAGCAAGAGGGGAGATTGAAATAACAGATATCAACCAGACATATCTTAAAAGAGGTAAATTAAACGTAGAACTTTTTGGAAGGGGGATGGCATGGCTTGATTCAGGAACCCATGATTCCCTTCTCGAAGCAGCACAGTTTATCGAAACTATCCAAAAACGTCAGGGTTTTTATGTTGCTTGTATCGAAGAGATTGCATATCAGCTTGGATACATAGATAGAAATCAACTTCTTGAACTCGCAAAATGCCTTGAAAAAGCGGATTATGGTAAATATCTAATAGACCTTGCAAACGGAGTTGAATGA